One Xyrauchen texanus isolate HMW12.3.18 chromosome 46, RBS_HiC_50CHRs, whole genome shotgun sequence DNA segment encodes these proteins:
- the LOC127638174 gene encoding neuronal acetylcholine receptor subunit alpha-7 isoform X2: MMEADITGYIANGEWDLVEVPGRRNEKFYDCCKEPYPDVTFTVVMRRRTLYYGLNLLIPCVLISTLALLVFLLPADSGEKISLGITVLLSLTVFMLLVAEIMPATSDSVPLIAQYFATTMMIVGLSVIATVLVLQYHYHDTDGGKMPRWTRVVLLNWCAWFLRMRRPGEERIQLACHNKNPRHGSVSSIELSVSQGALQPTSGNMLYIGLRGMEGVHYTSPHDSGVLCGRLMGSSEEDVLLPGTTVPSLGGGAGIGCRASGSIVGGALELELAKILEEVRYIAKRFRNLDEDESVCNEWKFAAAVIDRLCLMAFSIFTILCTIGILMSAPNFVEAISKDFFT, encoded by the exons ATGATGGAGGCGGATATTACCGGATACATCGCTAATGGCGAATGGGACCTAGTGG aggttcCAGGCAGAAGGAATGAGAAGTTCTATGACTGCTGTAAGGAGCCGTACCCTGACGTGACCTTTACCGTGGTAATGAGAAGGAGAACACTGTATTACGGGTTAAATCTTCTCATCCCGTGTGTTCTCATCTCAACTCTCGCCCTGCTGGTGTTCCTGCTGCCCGCAGACTCTGGAGAGAAGATCTCACTTG gaatcaCTGTATTGCTGTCACTCACCGTCTTCATGCTTCTGGTGGCGGAGATCATGCCCGCCACGTCTGATTCAGTGCCTCTGATTG CTCAATATTTTGCGACCACCATGATGATCGTGGGTCTGTCAGTTATCGCCACAGTTCTGGTGTTGCAGTATCATTATCACGACACTGACGGAGGAAAGATGCCGAGATGG ACCCGTGTTGTCCTTCTCAACTGGTGCGCGTGGTTCCTCCGTATGCGACGGCCTGGTGAGGAACGGATCCAACTCGCCTGTCATAATAAAAACCCTCGCCATGGCAGCGTGTCCAGCATAGAGCTCTCTGTCAGCCAGGGGGCGCTGCAGCCCACCAGCGGCAACATGCTCTACATCGGGTTAAGAGGTATGGAGGGCGTCCACTACACGTCCCCGCACGACTCAGGTGTGCTCTGCGGGCGACTGATGGGTTCCAGTGAGGAGGATGTGTTGTTGCCAGGGACGACGGTGCCATCGCTAGGGGGCGGGGCTGGGATTGGGTGCAGGGCTAGTGGAAGCATTGTGGGTGGAGCTCTGGAACTGGAACTGGCCAAAATTTTAGAGGAAGTAAGGTACATCGCCAAAAGATTTCGCAACCTGGACGAGGACGAGAGCGTGTGCAACGAATGGAAGTTCGCCGCGGCGGTAATCGATCGTTTGTGTCTCATGGCATTCTCCATTTTCACAATCCTTTGCACTATTGGGATCCTAATGTCTGCGCCGAACTTTGTGGAAGCCATCTCCAAAGATTTCTTCACCTGA